From the genome of Ktedonobacterales bacterium:
GCCTAGAGGAATCATCGTCTGCCAATCTGCCTTTCGGGCGATCAGCAGCAGCATTCCTGCTGCCGCGCTCGCCAGGCAGCCATACATAAGGGCTTGAAAAATCTGCGGCCAGCCAATCAGCAAGCCCACCAGTGCCGCCAGCTTCACATCGCCCAAGCCCAGCGCGTCGGCATGATAGGCCAGATACGCCACCAGATAGAGACAGCCAAACAGGACGCCCGCGATTACAGCGCCTATCAGCATAAACACGAGGACGCGATGATTGACTAACAGACCAAGCGCCAGCAGCGCCGCCATTGATGGATAAGTCACTATATCCAGGATCAGGTGATGTTCAAGATCGATCACAAAAATGAGCAGCAGCGTCAGCGTCACCGCACCATACAAAGCAAATCGCGCTTCGGCTGATAACGTTTCGAGGTGGTCTGTCTCGACACGCCACAGAATGAGCAAAAGCGTCGTGGGCGCTGCCAGGTCCATCCAGAAATGCCGACGAGGCAAGCCCTCGCCGCATTGCGGGCATCGTCCCCGCAGCAGCAGAAAACCGATCACAGGAGCATAACGCCACGCGGGCGGCGCAGCCCCGCACTTCTGGCAACTCCCCAGCCGCCACCGCCACTGCTCGCGCGGCAGCACATCCGCCAGCAGATTAACCAGCACCGCGCCGACCACTCCCCCTGCCAGGGCTATCCCCACTCCCCAAAGAGCCAGCATGGTTGATTCTCCCGTCGTCTCATTACCAGTGTGCTTTCTCGATTGCTTCTCCTCATAGCTGCGCCATAGTATAGCATCAGGGAACCGCCTCAGGAGTTTAAGCACGACTTTTGGGCTACAGCGCCAGGCAGAAAAGACGAAAGAAGAAAGAAGGCACAGAAATAGGCAAGCAGCATAAAAAGCGGGACTGGCTTCGTCCAGCCAGTCCCGCTCAAGCACAGACTCAAGCACGCAAGGAACACGCTATGTTCACGTTATGTTATGGCTCGCGCTATAAAATACTATTCAGAAGTTTCTCCAGGTTCCGCGGCCTCTGCTTCAGCCGCAGGAGCCGCCGCTGCCTCCTCCGCTGCTGCCGCTGCCGTCGCTGCCTCTTCCGCCAGCACCGCGCGCGGCGCCACGACCTTGACAACTGGCTCATCCGTATCACTGAGCAGCTTCACGCCGCGAGGCAGGGTAACGTCGCGCACATAGAGGGTATCCTCAATCTTTTCCAGATTGCTAATATCCAGTTCAAGCGCCTCAGGTATATCCCCTGGTAGACTCTCGACTTCCAACGTATCCAGAATATGGAGCAGAACGCCCTTCTCCACTGTCACCGCCGGAGCTGTGCCATTCAGCGTCACCGGGACACGCAAGGTCACAGGCTCATTCATCGCCACGCGCAAGAAATCAACATGCAAGATTTTTCCAGAGCGTGGGCTGCGCGAGACATGACGCATCAAGGCATTGAACACCTCGCCCTTCCCCTTGCCTTTGCCACCATCCAGATGCAGATCGATCACGCGGGTGGCGTGGTGGCCTGCCAGAAAACGATCCAACGTATAGAGGTCCACCTGCAACGGCTGCGAGGGTTGACGCCGACCATAAAGGTTCGCGGGGATAACTCCCTTGCGCCGCAATTGCTTTACTTTCTTCCCAAGTGTCGTGCGTAACTCCACTTGTAACGTTGTTTTACCAGCCAAAACAAGCTCCTTTCAATCAAAGCAGCACTACCACCCAGGGGGCAGCGCCTGGGTCAGTAAAA
Proteins encoded in this window:
- a CDS encoding prepilin peptidase, with product MLALWGVGIALAGGVVGAVLVNLLADVLPREQWRWRLGSCQKCGAAPPAWRYAPVIGFLLLRGRCPQCGEGLPRRHFWMDLAAPTTLLLILWRVETDHLETLSAEARFALYGAVTLTLLLIFVIDLEHHLILDIVTYPSMAALLALGLLVNHRVLVFMLIGAVIAGVLFGCLYLVAYLAYHADALGLGDVKLAALVGLLIGWPQIFQALMYGCLASAAAGMLLLIARKADWQTMIPLGTGLSLGAYLALFLAPLLW
- a CDS encoding 50S ribosomal protein L25 encodes the protein MAGKTTLQVELRTTLGKKVKQLRRKGVIPANLYGRRQPSQPLQVDLYTLDRFLAGHHATRVIDLHLDGGKGKGKGEVFNALMRHVSRSPRSGKILHVDFLRVAMNEPVTLRVPVTLNGTAPAVTVEKGVLLHILDTLEVESLPGDIPEALELDISNLEKIEDTLYVRDVTLPRGVKLLSDTDEPVVKVVAPRAVLAEEAATAAAAAEEAAAAPAAEAEAAEPGETSE